The following coding sequences are from one Patescibacteria group bacterium window:
- a CDS encoding response regulator: MSLAGYTAKQTKTSPIILVVEDELSVATSLSEALEDRGYQVVNAKDGISAVTTARQVKPAAVILDLGLPKQSGLDVLDRFRNDKALFAIPVIVLSEVESSVVLQRCTELGMSCYLAKSHSSLPKVLEKLAKIVPPPKK; the protein is encoded by the coding sequence AAACGAAGACCAGTCCAATCATTCTGGTGGTGGAGGATGAGCTTTCAGTTGCCACCAGTTTGTCCGAAGCCCTGGAAGACCGCGGCTACCAGGTGGTGAATGCGAAGGATGGAATTTCCGCGGTTACCACAGCGCGCCAAGTGAAACCCGCGGCGGTGATTTTGGATTTAGGTTTACCCAAGCAGAGCGGGTTGGATGTGCTGGACCGCTTCCGCAATGACAAAGCACTCTTTGCGATTCCCGTGATTGTGCTCTCAGAAGTGGAAAGCAGTGTAGTGCTCCAGCGCTGTACAGAATTGGGTATGTCCTGCTACTTAGCCAAGTCGCACTCCTCCTTACCCAAGGTCTTGGAGAAGCTGGCGAAGATTGTGCCCCCGCCAAAAAAGTAA